Proteins encoded together in one Telopea speciosissima isolate NSW1024214 ecotype Mountain lineage chromosome 6, Tspe_v1, whole genome shotgun sequence window:
- the LOC122666290 gene encoding SUPPRESSOR OF ABI3-5 isoform X5 yields MDPGRYVLQQGWDNNSALEGYGSLHEPDYRVGGSYDGRRFLDEGFSRDNIYPRGTFHRDILERDNCPPSASVVGAWPQPRRGFDEEYALIREPRRHDKPYIDSFHEMDGFREADKYREIDRFQEVDKFRDGYRGVDSYRDVASYRDYGFDRPARFGGRDRDEFAADDYDYRQRISHQSREDSRERDYDYGRYSYDSDHDRGSRRDGSWRKRESRDRDHDRDRDRDRDRRSRERDQSPHRRHERSRSQSRSRSRGRDDRLRSRSPRSRSHGRSHREDSYDDSWHERGEKRRDRDDKRHHDQSSVAPSATVVVKGLSQKTTEEDLYQILAEWGPLRHVRVIKERNSGISRGFAFIDFPSVGAARKMMDGIGDDGLVMDGRKLFFEYSSKPTGGAGGPPYGQDNAVKSHHRIAPPSDWMCTICDCVNFARRTSCFQCNEPRTDDAPAADIASSNSTQLGRKGSEAAGPTHVLVVRGLDENADEGMLRYEFSKHAPIKDLRLVRDKFTHVSRGFAFVHFHSVEDATKALEATNGTTLEKNGQILRVAYAKSIHGPGLGASGASQSSSLATAAIEAATFAQQYDAVGWAPKEYNPDDKQSTGGQEQRSGDAGQKDGSAPQSGFVWDEASGYYYDAASGFYYDGNTGLYYDSNNGTWYSYDQQTQQYVPCGDQNDKASGKAANEQKASDGASNRKVVISAPAATITSNDKTASLPDAVQAAATAALAAEKKEKEKMKEIRLASKSSILANKKKMSNVLSKWKQRNNEGQAARVVLDDSQSSASMDDRPNAVGLLTKNKFRSDSVPAKENTTANLGFSSAGVGHGANNTFTTPTTAQTASVVSEIKPQPVGNSSGGTIMGVIRGSGRGVTKSDTMHSGSFGGPSSPSPAVTVTAGTSTVNLETPQTPFRTDASALGSYAPPAATGSGKRRFSEQPASTHREQPQTTYRDRAAERRSLYGSSSSIGDDVSDFALADSK; encoded by the exons ATGGATCCTGGACGATATGTACTGCAGCAAGGATGGGATAATAACAGC GCTTTGGAGGGGTATGGTTCATTGCATGAGCCAGACTACCG GGTTGGTGGTTCATATGATGGTAGGAGGTTTCTGGATGAGGGATTCTCTAGGGACAACATCTATCCTAGGGGCACCTTTCATAGGGACATTCTTGAGAGGGATAATTGTCCACCTTCAGCATCTGTTGTTGGTGCTTGGCCTCAACCAAGAAGAGGTTTTGATGAAGAATATGCACTTATTAGGGAACCTAGGCGACATGACAAGCCATACATTGATAGTTTCCATGAGATGGATGGTTTTCGTGAAGCTGATAAGTATCGTGAGATTGATAGGTTTCAGGAAGTTGACAAGTTTCGGGATGGTTATCGCGGTGTTGACAGCTACCGTGATGTAGCGAGTTACCGTGATTATGGGTTTGATAGACCTGCTAGGTTTGGAGGACGAGATCGTGATGAGTTTGCAGCTGATGATTACGATTACAGACAACGTATTTCCCACCAGAGCAGGGAGGATAGTCGTGAAAGGGATTATGATTATGGTCGATATAGTTATGATTCTGATCATGACAGAGGTAGTAGGAGGGATGGTAGTTGGAGGAAGCGGGAGTCTCGTGATCGTGACCATGACCGTGACCGTGACCGTGACCGTGATAGGAGGAGTCGGGAAAGAGATCAGAGTCCGCATAGGAGGCATGAACGTTCACGATCTCAATCTCGATCTCGATCTCGTGGCCGTGATGATCGATTAAGATCAAGGTCACCTCGAAGTCGCAGCCATGGTCGAAGTCATCGGGAGGATAGCTATGATGACAGTTGGCATGAAAGGGGTGAGAAACGAAGGGATCGTGATGACAAACGACACCATGATCAGTCATCAGTG GCTCCGTCAGCTACTGTTGTTGTGAAGGGTCTGTCACAAAAGACAACTGAAGAGGATTTATATCAGATTCTT GCTGAGTGGGGACCCCTTAGACATGTGCGTGTAATTAAAGAACGGAATTCTGGCATCTCTCGTGGATTTGCTTTTATAGATTTTCCTTCTGTG GGAGCGGCACGTAAGATGATGGACGGAATTGGAGATGATGGTCTGGTCATGGATGGCAGGAAGCTTTTTTTCGAGTATAG TAGCAAGCCAACCGGTGGAGCAGGTGGACCTCCTTATGGACAGGATAATGCAGTGAAATCTCATCATAGAATTGCACCACCATCTGATTGGATGTGCACTATTTGTGACTGTGTAAATTTTGCACGACGAACTTCCTGTTTCCAG TGTAACGAGCCAAGGACTGATGATGCTCCTGCTGCAGATATAGCGTCATCTAATTCCACACAGTTGGGAAGAAAAGGATCGGAGGCAG CAGGGCCAACTCATGTTTTAGTTGTTCGTGGGCTGGATGAAAATGCTGATGAAGGAATGCTTCGGTATGAGTTCTCCAAACACGCTCCGATCAAG GATCTTCGTCTTGTCAGGGACAAATTTACTCATGTTTCTAGGGGCTTTGCATTTGTTCATTTCCATTCG GTGGAGGATGCTACCAAAGCTTTAGAAGCAACAAATGGAACaacccttgagaagaatggtcaAATTTTACGCGTGGCATACGCAAAAAGCATACATGGACCAGGGTTGGGTGCATCTGGGGCTTCACAGTCCAGCAGCCTTGCTACTGCTGCTATTGAGGCAGCAACATTTGCTCAACAG TATGATGCTGTTGGATGGGCCCCAAAAGAATATAATCCAGATGATAAACAATCCACTGGTGGGCAGGAGCAAAGAAGTGGTGATGCAGGTCAAAAGGATGGCTCAGCCCCCCAATCTGGATTTGTATGGGATGAAGCATCTGGTTATTATTATGATGCCGCCTCAGGGTTCTACTACGATGGTAATACAG GTCTTTATTATGATAGTAACAACGGAACCTGGTATTCTTATGATCAGCAAACTCAGCAGTATGTCCCTTGTGGTGATCAGAATGACAAAGCTTCTGGAAAGGCAGCAAATGAACAAAAGGCATCTGATGGTGCTAGTAACAGAAAAGTTGTGATATCTGCACCTGCTGCTACAATAACATCAAATGACAAGACTGCGTCATTACCAGATGCTGTCCAAGCTGCTGCAACAGCAGCTCTTGCtgcagagaagaaagagaaggagaaaatgaAAGAGATACGGTTAGCATCCAAGAGCAGTATTCTTgcaaacaagaagaaaatgagtAATGTTTTAAGCAAGTGGAAGCAAAGGAATAATGAGGGTCAGGCAGCTCGAGTTGTTCTCGATGACAGTCAATCTTCAGCTTCAATGGATGACAGGCCTAATGCTGTGGGGCTGTTGACTAAAAACAAGTTCAGAAGTGATTCTGTGCCAGCAAAGGAAAATACTACAGCCAACTTGGGATTTTCCTCTGCAGGTGTAGGCCATGGTGCTAATAACACGTTCACTACCCCAACTACTGCACAGACTGCGTCTGTAGTTTCTGAGATCAAACCACAACCTGTTGGTAATAGTTCGGGAGGCACAATAATGGGGGTGATTAGAGGATCTGGAAGAGGAGTTACGAAGTCAGATACAATGCATTCAGGTTCGTTTGGTGGGCCTTCTAGCCCTTCACCTGCTGTTACAGTCACTGCTGGGACATCAACAGTTAATCTAGAGACACCTCAAACTCCCTTCAGAACGGATGCATCTGCACTAGGTTCTTACGCACCACCTGCAGCTACTGGAAGTGGCAAGCGAAGGTTCTCTGAGCAGCCAGCTTCTACTCATAGGGAACAGCCTCAGACAACATATAGGGACCGCGCAGCTGAGAGGAGGAGCCTGTATGGATCATCGTCATCTATTGGGGATGATGTCTCAGATTTTGCACTTGCTGATTCAA aataa
- the LOC122666290 gene encoding SUPPRESSOR OF ABI3-5 isoform X1: protein MDPGRYVLQQGWDNNSALEGYGSLHEPDYRVGGSYDGRRFLDEGFSRDNIYPRGTFHRDILERDNCPPSASVVGAWPQPRRGFDEEYALIREPRRHDKPYIDSFHEMDGFREADKYREIDRFQEVDKFRDGYRGVDSYRDVASYRDYGFDRPARFGGRDRDEFAADDYDYRQRISHQSREDSRERDYDYGRYSYDSDHDRGSRRDGSWRKRESRDRDHDRDRDRDRDRRSRERDQSPHRRHERSRSQSRSRSRGRDDRLRSRSPRSRSHGRSHREDSYDDSWHERGEKRRDRDDKRHHDQSSVAPSATVVVKGLSQKTTEEDLYQILAEWGPLRHVRVIKERNSGISRGFAFIDFPSVGAARKMMDGIGDDGLVMDGRKLFFEYSSKPTGGAGGPPYGQDNAVKSHHRIAPPSDWMCTICDCVNFARRTSCFQCNEPRTDDAPAADIASSNSTQLGRKGSEAAGPTHVLVVRGLDENADEGMLRYEFSKHAPIKDLRLVRDKFTHVSRGFAFVHFHSVEDATKALEATNGTTLEKNGQILRVAYAKSIHGPGLGASGASQSSSLATAAIEAATFAQQYDAVGWAPKEYNPDDKQSTGGQEQRSGDAGQKDGSAPQSGFVWDEASGYYYDAASGFYYDGNTGLYYDSNNGTWYSYDQQTQQYVPCGDQNDKASGKAANEQKASDGASNRKVVISAPAATITSNDKTASLPDAVQAAATAALAAEKKEKEKMKEIRLASKSSILANKKKMSNVLSKWKQRNNEGQAARVVLDDSQSSASMDDRPNAVGLLTKNKFRSDSVPAKENTTANLGFSSAGVGHGANNTFTTPTTAQTASVVSEIKPQPVGNSSGGTIMGVIRGSGRGVTKSDTMHSGSFGGPSSPSPAVTVTAGTSTVNLETPQTPFRTDASALGSYAPPAATGSGKRRFSEQPASTHREQPQTTYRDRAAERRSLYGSSSSIGDDVSDFALADSNRDLTFKKGSLLETSAMPFPPGVGGRGPGDVTSSIQSYEVISAEKAIDESNVGNRMLRSMGWQEGLGLGKDGSGITEPVQAQGMEHRAGLGSKQRKVEPSLEVQAGDSYRTLIQKKALARFREMS from the exons ATGGATCCTGGACGATATGTACTGCAGCAAGGATGGGATAATAACAGC GCTTTGGAGGGGTATGGTTCATTGCATGAGCCAGACTACCG GGTTGGTGGTTCATATGATGGTAGGAGGTTTCTGGATGAGGGATTCTCTAGGGACAACATCTATCCTAGGGGCACCTTTCATAGGGACATTCTTGAGAGGGATAATTGTCCACCTTCAGCATCTGTTGTTGGTGCTTGGCCTCAACCAAGAAGAGGTTTTGATGAAGAATATGCACTTATTAGGGAACCTAGGCGACATGACAAGCCATACATTGATAGTTTCCATGAGATGGATGGTTTTCGTGAAGCTGATAAGTATCGTGAGATTGATAGGTTTCAGGAAGTTGACAAGTTTCGGGATGGTTATCGCGGTGTTGACAGCTACCGTGATGTAGCGAGTTACCGTGATTATGGGTTTGATAGACCTGCTAGGTTTGGAGGACGAGATCGTGATGAGTTTGCAGCTGATGATTACGATTACAGACAACGTATTTCCCACCAGAGCAGGGAGGATAGTCGTGAAAGGGATTATGATTATGGTCGATATAGTTATGATTCTGATCATGACAGAGGTAGTAGGAGGGATGGTAGTTGGAGGAAGCGGGAGTCTCGTGATCGTGACCATGACCGTGACCGTGACCGTGACCGTGATAGGAGGAGTCGGGAAAGAGATCAGAGTCCGCATAGGAGGCATGAACGTTCACGATCTCAATCTCGATCTCGATCTCGTGGCCGTGATGATCGATTAAGATCAAGGTCACCTCGAAGTCGCAGCCATGGTCGAAGTCATCGGGAGGATAGCTATGATGACAGTTGGCATGAAAGGGGTGAGAAACGAAGGGATCGTGATGACAAACGACACCATGATCAGTCATCAGTG GCTCCGTCAGCTACTGTTGTTGTGAAGGGTCTGTCACAAAAGACAACTGAAGAGGATTTATATCAGATTCTT GCTGAGTGGGGACCCCTTAGACATGTGCGTGTAATTAAAGAACGGAATTCTGGCATCTCTCGTGGATTTGCTTTTATAGATTTTCCTTCTGTG GGAGCGGCACGTAAGATGATGGACGGAATTGGAGATGATGGTCTGGTCATGGATGGCAGGAAGCTTTTTTTCGAGTATAG TAGCAAGCCAACCGGTGGAGCAGGTGGACCTCCTTATGGACAGGATAATGCAGTGAAATCTCATCATAGAATTGCACCACCATCTGATTGGATGTGCACTATTTGTGACTGTGTAAATTTTGCACGACGAACTTCCTGTTTCCAG TGTAACGAGCCAAGGACTGATGATGCTCCTGCTGCAGATATAGCGTCATCTAATTCCACACAGTTGGGAAGAAAAGGATCGGAGGCAG CAGGGCCAACTCATGTTTTAGTTGTTCGTGGGCTGGATGAAAATGCTGATGAAGGAATGCTTCGGTATGAGTTCTCCAAACACGCTCCGATCAAG GATCTTCGTCTTGTCAGGGACAAATTTACTCATGTTTCTAGGGGCTTTGCATTTGTTCATTTCCATTCG GTGGAGGATGCTACCAAAGCTTTAGAAGCAACAAATGGAACaacccttgagaagaatggtcaAATTTTACGCGTGGCATACGCAAAAAGCATACATGGACCAGGGTTGGGTGCATCTGGGGCTTCACAGTCCAGCAGCCTTGCTACTGCTGCTATTGAGGCAGCAACATTTGCTCAACAG TATGATGCTGTTGGATGGGCCCCAAAAGAATATAATCCAGATGATAAACAATCCACTGGTGGGCAGGAGCAAAGAAGTGGTGATGCAGGTCAAAAGGATGGCTCAGCCCCCCAATCTGGATTTGTATGGGATGAAGCATCTGGTTATTATTATGATGCCGCCTCAGGGTTCTACTACGATGGTAATACAG GTCTTTATTATGATAGTAACAACGGAACCTGGTATTCTTATGATCAGCAAACTCAGCAGTATGTCCCTTGTGGTGATCAGAATGACAAAGCTTCTGGAAAGGCAGCAAATGAACAAAAGGCATCTGATGGTGCTAGTAACAGAAAAGTTGTGATATCTGCACCTGCTGCTACAATAACATCAAATGACAAGACTGCGTCATTACCAGATGCTGTCCAAGCTGCTGCAACAGCAGCTCTTGCtgcagagaagaaagagaaggagaaaatgaAAGAGATACGGTTAGCATCCAAGAGCAGTATTCTTgcaaacaagaagaaaatgagtAATGTTTTAAGCAAGTGGAAGCAAAGGAATAATGAGGGTCAGGCAGCTCGAGTTGTTCTCGATGACAGTCAATCTTCAGCTTCAATGGATGACAGGCCTAATGCTGTGGGGCTGTTGACTAAAAACAAGTTCAGAAGTGATTCTGTGCCAGCAAAGGAAAATACTACAGCCAACTTGGGATTTTCCTCTGCAGGTGTAGGCCATGGTGCTAATAACACGTTCACTACCCCAACTACTGCACAGACTGCGTCTGTAGTTTCTGAGATCAAACCACAACCTGTTGGTAATAGTTCGGGAGGCACAATAATGGGGGTGATTAGAGGATCTGGAAGAGGAGTTACGAAGTCAGATACAATGCATTCAGGTTCGTTTGGTGGGCCTTCTAGCCCTTCACCTGCTGTTACAGTCACTGCTGGGACATCAACAGTTAATCTAGAGACACCTCAAACTCCCTTCAGAACGGATGCATCTGCACTAGGTTCTTACGCACCACCTGCAGCTACTGGAAGTGGCAAGCGAAGGTTCTCTGAGCAGCCAGCTTCTACTCATAGGGAACAGCCTCAGACAACATATAGGGACCGCGCAGCTGAGAGGAGGAGCCTGTATGGATCATCGTCATCTATTGGGGATGATGTCTCAGATTTTGCACTTGCTGATTCAA ATCGAGATTTGACATTCAAAAAAGGTTCTCTACTGGAGACAAGTGCAATGCCTTTTCCCCCTGGGGTTGGAGGACGTGGGCCTGGAGATGTTACCAGCAGCATCCAGAGTTACGAGGTGATTTCAGCTGAAAAAGCTATTGATGAGAGCAATGTGGGTAACCGGATGCTCCGCAGCATGGGCTGGCAAGAAGGCTTG GGACTAGGGAAGGATGGGAGCGGCATAACAGAGCCAGTGCAAGCGCAAGGCATGGAACATAGAGCAGGTCTTGGGAGTAAGCAGAGGAAGGTGGAACCGAGCTTGGAAGTGCAGGCAGGTGACAGTTACCGAACCCTCATACAGAAGAAAGCCCTTGCCAGGTTCCGTGAGATGTCTTAG